The DNA segment AATCACAGATAGTGATTTAAACAGAGATGAAAATTCAATATAATTTCGGTCAGAAACTTGGGCTAGTGCCTATCTATCACTTTGCCTATGTGGAAAATGGTAAAACGTGATTAGCCATAAAGGCCGGCAATTCAAAGACTCTCATGGCTGACTTGTCCACTAAGAGCAAGACCTTTCATGAGAAGGGGTACAGAAAGCAGAGCCCTATGTGCTCAAAAGAGTCTTTCTGTGAGTTTGGTTGACCCATGGATCAATAAGCCCCTAGCTGGGAGGGTACAAGGTTGccagtctttttaaaaattgctttgctGGGGACAGACCTTGACTTTTGGAGAAGACACCATCATGGCCAGATCGTGAACCACTGCTTTGTATATCCGACTCAGCCAACCTTGCACACCACACATCTCTGGCTTTGAAGAGGAAGTGACAAAGGTGTAGACTGCCATCAAGTTTAACACCCAAATGCAGAACTTCAATGGGCCTTCCAGTCTGGACCTGGCTAAGTCCACTATCTCAAGGAGATCCTGAAACCATTTTATTGTTATTCCAAAGTACGTTGAGATCCTTGGAGGAATCACTTTCAAGTTCTATCAGGAAAGGATCCATACGGGATTCTTCTATAGAGGCTCAATATAGAAGATTATTAATCACACCCAAACTCCTCAGATCTTTGGGGAAGTTTTGATGTGGATCCAAACTCTGTGCATCTTTATTATTATCCACAGAAGTTAAGAAGGTAAGGGGACacttcaagtttaaaaaaaaaaaaaagaatacttaGATGTGTGATTAAGTGTTGTTACCAGCAATCTCCAAGAGTCCATTTGTGGGAGTCCTTCAGGCAGCAACAAGggagagaaattattttttaaaagaaaatgctatTGTGAAACCACAGAAATTGACAGAGGGACTCAGGGATGGGCACCATGCTTGAACCTACTTTCAATTCATTTTTTGAAAGTGACTAGGTTTCAAGGTGACAGTGTCTGTTTCAGAAATGCCTAGAGTTCAAGACAGCACATCTGCTTTAATTTATCCAAGCAAAGGAAAAGTCAATTACCTGCATGGCTTTCTGCCTGTGCCTCGGAAAGCGTATTTTGGGTGGTCTCCAGTACCTTAGTCAGATGAATTTTCTCACTTTTAAACATACGCTGTTTCTGATGGAGAGAGGTTATCATGGTTTCTGATTCAGCTATCAACTGTTCTAATTTGGCCGCATCTGTCTGCTCACTAAAAAGGTAACCAGAAATAGAATGATCTTAAATTGGCGCCTAAAGTCTCCATTGACCCTAGTATTTAAATTAGGCACTACAAAAATCCTAGTAGGAAAacagaaacataggaattgccagactggatccttctagcccagtatcctgtctccaatagGGGCCAGTCCAGATTCATCAGAGGAAGGTCTAAGAATCCCACAGTAGAttatgtgggataatctgccccacatgtaggtctcatcctgatctgtCATAGTTAAGAGATTATCTCAAGCCCTTGAAGCATGTGGTCTAATGTCCCTTCCAGAAAATTTGTTATCAATAATTACAACTGTGGATATCCCAGATACCCATAAGTGTCCAATCAAAGTATCCAGCCTGTCTTTCAAGAGCAAAAGTCTCACTGTAAAGGTAAATCATAGGATTAGTGGAGCTGCAACTCCCCCAATAGGCCATTTGCAATACTGCAGCATAAAGTTCATGCCACAACAGCAACAAGAATAAGATTAACAGCTCTAACAAAAGTTCCATTCAtgttcttttccatttttttctgtgtgaatttAATGCTTGTGAGACGTGATGGAAGACAGCCCCTACACACTGAATATCAACAACATGAAGCACTTGTGTAGCACTTCCCacttcaaagctctttacaaacattaactagctAAAGACTGCAGCCATAGAGCCAGTACGTCTCACTCTCCTTACCTACAGGAGCCTCCTATAGGTGAGAGGAGATATTTCAGAAGAAGTTATTTTCATTCCAGTAGCATCCTTGGAGTCTCCagtcagggctcagggccccatcgtgctaggggctgtacaaacaaataGGAAAATGACAGTTCCTGAGTTGAAGAGCTTCTTGATTAATGATGAGATGCAACAGATGGATGAAACTAACAGGTGGCGGTGGTGGAGCAGCAACAatctttttgtgctgtgtttgtacagcacctagcacaatggggtcctggttcatgcctggggctcttaggtgctacaaGAACAATAATATGCTGGCTTACATTCAGACTAGCTGTGCACACAACACAGTTTGCAACATTCTGCAGGCATCACAGCAGACATGAGTCTCTAAGAGGGATGTAAAGGAGCATAAGAGAGTGACCTTTAGAATTTTTGGGGGGTATGCAAGGgatagcatgggagaaagcattgaggtgcttgtgggagaagttgACTAATGGGCCTGTCCTAAGAATGGGTTCTGAGATAAGCGGGACTGGGCAGGTGTCACTCATCTGAAGGGCAATTCCATGGGTTGGAGGCAACTTTTAAAGGGATCATTTCACAGACAGCTATGTTTTTCTAAAGCACTCCAGGAAGGCTTGCCATCGCCCTTGTGAGTCAGATGTAGCATAGTTAAGGCAGCAAGGGAAAATTAAGAGGACttctagtggttagggtgctagcctgggactcagaagtACCATGTTCAATTCCTATTTCGCCAAATTCCCTGTGTGAcctgaggcaagtcacttagtctctctgtgcctcagtttcctccctcCATCTGTAACATAGATATGACAGCACTTCAAAGGGaggctgtgaggataaatacagtaaagagaAATGTTCAGATACTACACTAAAGGCAGCGGGAGCAGATAAGTATCAGAGACagattatttatattgcagtagggCCTACAAGGCCAGTCAAGATCAGGGTCAGACCTACTCACTggacacacacaccacaaaaagCCAGTCCCAGCCTCACAGAGCTTACAATACAAGTACAATCACCCTTTCATGTGAACAGCATCATGCCGGACATTTGGGGGTTTTATATATAGCCAGATTACATTAAAAGCACAGAGTGCCACACACTACACTAGGAATGTCTATCACTGAAGTGATCATCTGAATGTGCAATTTTACTCTAAAATATGAATGCAAAAATGGCACTGTGGGGCTCTGTGTGTATTGTTTCTAATGGACAGCAGATCAAATGCACTCAGTTTATAagctaaaggattttttttcctgtcagCCCAACATACTCAGTCTGGGCTCTGACAGTCATGGTTGGGTGGTTGTGAGGGGAGGGGTGGTTGGGGTCTTTCCACCCCAAACATCATGTCTGGTAAAAGAGGTTCTATAGGCCAAACTAGGCCATCGGTGACACCTATGCCACCCACTGCATTCAGTGCAGCTGCTCAGGTGTAATTAAGTGCAACTTTGCAAACAATTCTGATGATGAATAAGATGGAAGAATCCAGCTCTCCCTCTCCTAAGTGTGCTGGCTTGGCAAAACTAAGAGGAGTTAAGACTTATTTTTGTCACTCATCTGAGGAAAGACAATTCTGTAAACACGCAAGGAGCGGACGTGAACAACAGGAATGTGCCATTtgtacagtcacttttcagaagaCAGTAGGTTACAGGTTAGCTTTGATACCTGATTGGACAAGAGAGCTAAGAAGTATTAACCTAATGGGTTGAACCCTCAGCTGAACCGTCCTTATGCCTGgcacagctggggagagaggatgGCAAGATCGCACTAAACCATCTTTCCATCTCCCAAATCACGGGTATACAAAATGGCCCCCAGCATAACTTAGCACCTGCTCAAAATCATGCTGGCAGTAGCGATCTCTTAGGGACCAGtgtgcagacagagaaacctgTGTTCCAGCCCTAGCTCTCCTACCACCTGCCATGCCCTCAGCCCACATCTCTGCACCCTGACACACCTCCTTCACGtgttgggggagggtgggagagaagTGGGTTGTGTACAGCCAGCTGGCACCTGCTTTATGCCATTGGAAGATTCCCCTACACTGGGGGAATCCTTGACTGACTCTTTAGGACAGCTTTCCTGCCACTTTGTGAGCAGGGCAAAGCTGATACTCTAGGAAACAAGGATCAAACGCAGCATCTTCTAAAAGTAATATAGGGAGCCAAAATGTTGTACAGCATATTTTGGAGGCAAGTTCCCTTATTTGAAATGGCAATCAACCCAGCAGGCAGATTCCCTCTGCATTTGAGGGAGAGTAAAGAGGAGGGATCTCCTGGTCTTAGATGAAAGTTTGTTACCATTGCTGCAAGTGGAATAGCACATCAGTGCTCTGTCTCAGACATTTCTaatgtgcccatcactgtagtattttgATATATGAATCTACAAAGAATCACTGAGGTCTAAGTGAATCTGATTGTTGCCATACATCAAGCTTCAAAACTGTTGAAGAATGGAAGATTTTTAAGGGACATTGCATTATTAGTAGTCATTTGCTTATGCTAACCCATGTGGGCTTGCTTTGTTTATACTGTGGATAGTGAAAGACATACCTAGCCAAAGGAATCAAACCTAGTCCGGATCAAGGGACAGCTGGTATTTAATGCAGAAGGACAAGCAATAGGCCCCACAGAGtccacctcatagaatcatagaatatcagggttggaagggacctcaggaggtcatctagtccaaccccctgctcaaagcaggaccaattcccaactaaatcatcccagccagggctttgtcaagccgggccttaaaaacctctaaggaaggagattctaccacctccctaggtaacccattccagtgcttcaccaccctcctagtgaaatagtgtttcctaatatccaacctagacccccactgcaacttgagaccattgctccttgttctgtcatctgccagcactgagaacagcctagctccatcctctttggaaccgcccttcaggtagttgaaagcagctatcaaatcccccctcattcttctcttctggagactaaacaatcccagttccctcagcctctccgcataagtcatgtgctccagacccctaatcatttttgttgccctctgctggactctttccaatttttccacatccttcttgtagtgtggggcccaaaactggacacagtactccagatgaggcctcaccaatgccaaatagagtggaatgatcacgtccctcgatctgctggcaatgcccctacttatacagcccaaaatgccgttagccttcttggcaacaagagcacactcttgactcatatccagcttctcgtccactgtgacccctaggtccttttctgcataactgctacctagccattcggtccctagtctgtagcagtgcataggattcttccgtcctaagtgcaggactctgcacttgtccttgttgaacctcatcaggtttttttggcccaatcttctaatttgtctaggtccctctgtatccgatccctaccctccagtgtatctaccacgcctcccagtttagtgtcatccgcaaacttgctgagagtgcagtccacaccatcctccagatcattaataaagatattaaacaaaaccggccccaggaccgacccttggggcactccgcttgaaaccggctgccaactagacatggagccattgatcactacccgacgatctagccagctttctatccaccttacagtccattcatccagcccatacttctttaacttggcggcaagaatactgtgggagaccgtatcaaaagctttgctaaagtcaaggaataacacatccactgctttcccctcatccacagagccagttatctcatcatagaaggcaattaggttagtcaggcacgacttccccttggtgaatccatgctgactgttcctgatcactttcctctcctctaagtgtttcataattgattccttgaggacctgctccatgatttttccagggactgaggtgaggctgactggcctgtagttccccggatcctccttcttcccttttttaaagataggcactacattagcctttttccagtcatccgggacctcccccaatcgccatgagttttcaaaaataatggccaatggctctgcaatctcatccgccaactcctttagcaccctcggattcagcgcatccggccccatggacttgtgctcgtccagtttttctaaatagtcccgaaccacttctttctccacagagggctggtcaccttctccccatactgtgctgcccagtgcagcagtccgggagctgaccttgttcgtgaacacagaggcaaaaaaatcattgagtacattagctttttccacatcctcggtcactaggttgcctccctcattcagtaaggggcccacctttccttgactttcttcttgttgctaacatacctgaagaaacccttcttgatactcttaacatctcttgctagctgcaactccaagtgtgatttggccttcctgatttcactcctgcatgcctgagcaatatttttatactcctccctggtcatttgtccaatcttccacttcttgtaagcttctttttcttttttttcccttgcttGCACCTGGCAATGTCCCCTCTTTACCCAAGCAGAGAGCACATCACATACCTGCAGCTTCAACCCCATCCCATAATTGAATCAATCAGGTACATAAGGGGCAGCCCTTGGGCTCCTGGCAGTTCACCAGCCAGCCCACTCCTCTGATTATTCTCTATTACTCCCAGGAAACTAACTGCTCAAATGCTATTATTTGATTTCACATAATGAACAATCTTAAGCATACAGCATATGTACAGTCTCTGTATCAATAATATAAACAGTTCTGTTGTGGTACATGTGCCTGTTTAATCAGTTTCTTTGAAGAGGCCATGGTAGCATCCTGCTAATTACCCCAAGATCATAATTAGAAGTATATTGCAAGCCATATATTTTTCTCAAACATCCTCTGCTCTAACCGGAAGGATCTATACCTGGTATCTTGAGCAATATCCTTTTTCAGCCTTTTCAGCTCAGATGCAACAGCTTGAAGTTGTTCTCGAGTCTTGAATTCCTCTTCCAATACTGGATGCAAATGCACAATCTGTGCTGCCAGTGACAGACAGTTGTCTCTTTCTGTGACACTACAAAATGAGAGTACAAAAGCATTATTTCTCTTCCCAGTCACTGTTCTAGTGACTACAATTTGTGTTGGTTATATATAGCAGAAGTGCTTTATACAACATACCAGCATCAAAATTCAACCATTGAGTTGTCTGTAAAAAGCCCTTTCACGTTCATTTACAGAAAGTTTCCTGCCAACCAAAGACCTTGTGATATGGCAGTGACATTAAATCCACATACATAGGTTTCTGACTTAATAGTGCAGTCTGCAAGTACTATTAAAATGTAGTTGTGATTAAAACATAAAGCTAAACATGATGCTAATTAATTAGTAATATTAAAAGATTTATTAGGAGACGTACTATTGTGCTCTTTCTGTCTCAAGTCTCATGATCTCATCCTTCTCTGTGCTCACTCTCACTTCGATTTCATGTACCTTACCCACCAGGAATGATAGCAACATCTGGAAAGGCAAAATAGGGAAAAGAATTCAAGTAAACACAAAACAAGCCAGATACCACGGTGAGATgggaagatttatttttaaaacagatgtAACACTGGTTGGGTTGTCAGCAGCAGGGACTGAACCTTCAAACTTGGTTTCTGAAAGCCTCTAGTGTCTGAGATAGAAGAGCCAGCTCTGTTAGCCAAAGCTATAGGAGGCTCATCAACCTCTACATGTGACCCAGCCACcaccagagggggacagagcgccaCACTGAGTGCGTGTTAGTCCTGTGATGTTTTATTTCAATGAATATTTTTATGATAACATTAACTGTCATTAGACCAGGAGATGTCTGTCTATTGGAGTTAGCACAGGCCTGCGAGCAAGGAACCATGAGACCACTAAGCAAACCCAGATCACACCAACATTGCCAACAGGCAAGCTGGGGTGACACTAGTTTTTAAGCATACTCATCAGCCTGATGCTATTTCAACAGTCAAGAGCCTGTTTAAACCACTAAAAATAGATTTGTAATGaaagccccccacacacatagaCCATAATGAAATACATCCCCTCATGCACAGAAGTTTACCTCTAGGTCCCCACTGCTTAGGTCAGAGAGCAAGTCATCTTCATCCAACGTTAAATAGGACTGTACCTTTTCCATCTTTGACCCTGTAAAAAGAGATACATTCAATGGTGTGCAAGAGGAGCCCCTAATGACATTTCAGCCACCTCAATGAAAGGTACGTTGGGCTGATTTCCCCTGGCTCCAAGGGAGCTCAAAACTCTGGGTCCTGGCAAATCATCCCTGCCAGAAATGACTTATCCCTGAAGCTCATGGAAAGAACTTCTGAAGAGCAGATTTTTTGGCTTTTGAAATTAACCAGATTACACCAAGAGtcagatatttaaaataattccCATGGAAGGATACAGCAAGAGTGGTCTTCACCCACAAGGATCCCACTTAGCCATGTCCTCAATGTACTCTGCATATTTTCCAGGTGTAAAGTCCACGTATTTTTGGCAAAGTGCATCATGTTTGTTCACCACGTGGCATGGCCTCTCTTCACTCAGTTACTGTTA comes from the Emys orbicularis isolate rEmyOrb1 chromosome 11, rEmyOrb1.hap1, whole genome shotgun sequence genome and includes:
- the LOC135885855 gene encoding uncharacterized protein LOC135885855; protein product: MEKVQSYLTLDEDDLLSDLSSGDLEMLLSFLVGKVHEIEVRVSTEKDEIMRLETERAQYVTERDNCLSLAAQIVHLHPVLEEEFKTREQLQAVASELKRLKKDIAQDTSEQTDAAKLEQLIAESETMITSLHQKQRMFKSEKIHLTKVLETTQNTLSEAQAESHAADQELLRLQKECTEQANVKSLGDNEADRQLDACIRQLGVLNLLARKK